In Pan paniscus chromosome 1, NHGRI_mPanPan1-v2.0_pri, whole genome shotgun sequence, the DNA window TGCAGTTGAGCATCAGGACAGAACATGGTTCAAGCTGCCAACCCACAAGCCTTGCTAAGCAACAGCCAGCCCCAGGATAGACACTGAGATTTAGAGATTCTCTGACTCCACTCAGTTGGGAGTTTACAACCTAGTTGGGCAGATAAGGAAGACATGCCTGCAAAGTGAAATAACAATTCAAGAGATGTCACCAGGCAGTTACCAAGTAgtgcggaggatgcagtgagttcTAGGAAGTCGGCACAGGTTCTTGTGAGTGGGAACAAGCAAAGAAGGCTCCAAGGGAGAGGCACTGAAAGATGGGGTGGATTTCAGaagctggggaggaggagagaagtggTCCAGGCAGAGTGGGGAAGAGTGAGCAGAGGCTTGGAGGCAGGGACATCTAAAGTATGGCCTGGGGAACACCCAAGCTGTGCCCagtggccagactggtctggctAGAGCTGAGGATGTGTACGGGCGAGGAGTGACACGTGAGGCTGGAGAGGCATCTGAGACCCAGGTGTGGATCTTTGGATGATAGGCAAAGGAGTTTGGACATCACCTTCATAATAGGGAGTCTCTGAATATCTTTGTAGAGATTCAAACAAGAGCGCACTGGAAATTGTGGAATAGGAGGAACAACATTTTCAGAGTAGGAGAGAGGGTTATCTCAGTcacctttcctttaaaaataagcactctttgcttcccctttcacTCCAGCAAAGGCATTGCCTTGGTCTCCATGGCCATCCTGACCCCTCCGCTCTGGAAACACATCACCAGGCCCACAGCCAGCACCACTCTCTTGCCCCTGGTTATAACTGGATGGGCCACAGTAGGGAGCTTCGGTGTCTAGGCGGTGTGGACTAGACTCATGACAGCCTAGGTCTCCTGGGTATGGAACTGGATTTGGGCCCCAGCATGGACTGGGGCTGCGCCAAGGCTCCCTGCAGGGCTCCGGGCTTGGGCAGGGCGCCGGCAGGGGAATTGGCTCTGGTCGTGGACAAGGCTCTGGGTGCTCACAGGGCTGCAGGCGTGGACGTGGCTCTGGAATCTCACACTGCCCTGGGCGAGGAAGGGGAACTGGCAGCGGTGTTGGACGTGGTGCTGGAAGTGGTTCTGGATACAAACAAGGTTCTGAAAGTTGTCGTGGTAGAGGACGCGGGCGTGGTTCTAGACTTATGCATGGTTCTGGGCGCAGACGTGGACGTGGAGCAGGAGGTGGACATCGCTGCAGTGGTGACTCTGGACACTGGTCAAGACGCCGTGGTGGACAGAAGCTTGGGAGCGGACGTGGCTCTACGCGTGGCCTCAGCTCGGGGCCGGAGGCGCCCCAGGAGGGCTGCGGGCCACAGCTCTGGGAGCGGCGTCTGATGGGAGGAATCTCAACAGGACACCTCTGTGGGGGAACCTGCCTGGGGCAGCACGGGGAGGAAATCTCGATTCGGCACTTGGGGCCACGTCTCTGAGAGCAGCTTGAAATGGGGCGGCGAGGACAGCGACTGTTATATATGGGTTCAGAGCGGCGGGGTGGGGTGCAGTAGTTAGGGAAACCTTCAGAGGGTCTTAGTGGCAGGTAGCTGCTGGAGCAGGGCTCAAAACGTCTTGGTGGGGAACAGCTGCGGGGAAAAAGCTGCAGCCGCCGAGGAGGAGGAAGGCATCTGCTGGTGCTCCGAGAGCGGTGCTGTTCAGTGAAGCTCCCATAGGAGCCCTGGGTCTGGCACTGGGGCACACAGGGGCTAAATGAAGCCCGGGACCGATACCGAGGGAAACAGTTGCTGTAGGAAGGCCTCAACTGGAACTGGGGGGTGTAGTTGTTGCAGGTAGCCCTTGACTGAAACTGGGGGCCACAACTGCTATAGGAGCCTTGATACTGGCACTGGGTGGAGAATCTTCCCTGAGTCTGGCACACTGCAGGACGCCCTCTATACATCTGGACAGGCTGAGGAGCTGGACAGGGTACATAGTTCTGGACTGGGCATTCTACATAACAAGTTTCTGTATAACAAACTGGAGCACATTCTACGAAGCAAGTCTGAACAGGTTGTGAGGCTTCGCACTGCACGTAGGACACCTCAGATTGGCATGGAGCCTGGCTTTGAACAGAGGAAGTTTGAGATTGGGATGCAGCCTGGCCCTTCACCTGGGTGGTCTTAGACTGACATTGAGCCTGGCCCTTCACCTGCTTGGTCTTAGACTGGCACTTCACCTGTGTGGTCTGAGACTGGCATGGAGCCTGGTCTGACACCTGGCAAACCTGAACTGGGCATGATGCAGGGCAGTCCACAATTTGCATCTCACAAGGGGCTTGAACCACCACTTGGCTCTGGGCAAAGGGGGATTGAGAGGAGCAGAAGGAGGGACCCTTGACGCAGCACTGTTGGAGCGGCAGGCGGCACTGGATCTGCTGCTGGTCACACATGGTCCTGATGCAGCCAGTCAAGAGTGACCTGAGGGCAGAGAGACCAGGGTCAGGAGGGTGAGAGTTGGAGAGGGGGTGCCAGGACCTAGAGGAAGACACCCTGCATCTTCCCTAGCTTTTCTTCCTCCACCCTCAACTTTCATCCAAGTGTCCTGACTTAGTTCGACCCAGGATTAATCTGTTAGACCTGCCCTGGGTCTGTCAAAGGGCACATCCAGGGTTGCAGATGTCCAGGATCTCCCTGGGGGTGGACCTACCAATGCCCAGAAAAGAGGGCACTGATGACAAAAGGATTCTCCTTTCGTGTCCACACTTTCTCACATCCAATGTGGTCTGAGCAGCCCTACAGGAAGTAGAGATAACAACTTGCTCCTAAGGCTATAGCCCAAAGTGGAAACTCCATTCCCACAGGAGCTTGGATTTACTCACACATGTGCACTGGCAGTACACATAAATGTGCAAACATATAAGAACGTACATATGAGAATAAGCACTCAGCACCATCTGCATTCACAAAATGTCAAAGCATTCACTGGAAAGCGGGCAGCTCAAACCCAACATTAAATGTTTGTTTCTCTATATTCAATGTTTTTAGATAAATTCATTTAAACATGACacaatgttttgaaataaattcatttaaacatgacacaatgttttgaaataaattcatttaaacaTGACACGTGCAAAGTGTGCCCATGCAAAACACACCAGCCTTGGAAAGACTCTGACCACCATGGCAACTTGCCCAGTCAGGTTGCTGTTGCTAATCACCTGAAGTGTGACAGTCTGCAGGCCTCAGAAATGTTTTTCCCCAGCTCTTCTTAGAGGCAAGGTGGAGTTACCTAAGATGGAGTAAACCAGAAAGTCCAAGGTTCTTAATCAGAAGATGGACATTCTGCCATACTTAAAAATCTACGCAGCTGGGGCATTGCAAACATAACGTGAGGGCTGTAGGCATACACCCTGACACCATGCTTAGCTGGGGAGAGCACAGGGCAGCCTCACTCGTCTGCTTGTGTCAGATCCACGTGTTTATGTGCAGGCAGCCCACTGACCAGCAAAACAAGATCATTTGACAACAGTCTCATCCAACAAACCGTCTTTCAATAAGCTCCCCAAATGCTCCTGATGAGGGTTCAAACCTTCTATTTTCAATTTATAGAGAATACCTACATATCTATTTCCCTGGGGAAGGTAACCCTTCCACACACAACTTTGCTCATAAGGTGTAAATTGCTAATGTGGCTTTTCCAGAAAGATCATGAGGGAAAATAGTGCCTGAGGATAAGGTCAGGGTTATCAAAGGCAAATACACTAGCTTCACAGCCCTAGCTCATCTCATAAACTCTGTAGCTATGCTTCTGTCTCCCAAAAGCTCACCAGACTTTTCTCCTCAGGTTAATGCACCCCTCGCCCTCCCTGGTGCCTAGCTTCTCCCTTCTTTGTGCCTCACCACTGTGAACCTGGGCTCTCTCCTTAACATCACACCCACCCCAATCCCAGGATCCAGTTCCTAGACTCACCCTCCTCACAGGTAAGCAGTCCTTCAGGCTGAGGCATCTGGGAAGAGGGCTGTCTTTATATAAAGGGTTCTGGGTCTGGCTTGGGCCATGAGACAGCTGGTTGGCATCTGCCTGGTGCATCAACCGGGCTGGCATTCCAGCAGCTGGTTCCCTCCCTGTGTGCCTGCCCTTGCCGTCACCTACAGAGTGTGGGAGTGTCTTGTCTTAGTGTTGAAGCCTCAGGACTATGAATAGCAgattcttattttcttcctccttcattGCCCTAACAGTTTCTTCTCCATCCCTAGAAGACCTGATGGTTGGGAGATGAGGAGTGGCAAAGGTATCTTCTCTCCTAAAAGATGATTGTATCTGCCAACTTCCACTTTGCTTCAGATTCTTACCACAGTGACATAAAAGAGGAAGTGTTTTCTAACCTGAAGTAATTTAAGTTACTTCAAAGATAGAGGCAACTCTATAGAAGGATGAGTCCATGGGGCCAAAGGTGAGTGTAACATCCCAGGCCGTGTACTTATAGCTATGCAACCTTTATAAACAATCTGAGTATCAAATTACTCTTCTGCAAAATACAGATAATTAAATCTTCCTTCctgattgttgtgaggattaaggcaaaaaaccaaacaccgcgtgttctcactcataggtgggaattgaacaatgagaacacatggacacaggaaggggaacatcacacactggggatggttgtggggtggggggaggggggagggatagcattaggagatatacctaatgctaaatgacgagttaatgggtgcagcacaccaacatggcatgtgtatacatatgtaacaaacctgcacgttgtgcatatgtaccctaaaacttaaagtataataaaaaaaattcatccaAGAATGATGTTTAAACTATCCCAAATCCGCTCAGGGTAAATGCTGGCCATAAGCCACAGGCACTGCTGAGTCATGGGTGCCTGCTGCCTCCCCATCCTGAGCTGAGCAAGTGGATGCCTGCACAACAGGTGCTCAGTCAATGCTGCAGAGCAGTATTTGAAGGCAGCACCAGGCAGGTAGTGCTGTGGAGTAGCCCTTAAAGGCAGCACAGTGCAGGGCAGAAATAATAATCTGGCACTCTGTGAGCCACATAGAGTCAAAATGGACAGCTCTTTATGTTTTCCCTCATAATACTGTCATTAATTGTtagtatttaaaaataggcaGATTTTATTAAAGATTCCAGAAATTCagattttcttctgaaataaaaAGATCTAGCATAGTTGAACATACCTTCCATTATCCTGATTAGCAGCTGCCCACCTTAGATAGGGCATTGCTATAGTTTGCGTGTTTATCCCTTCCAAACCTCATGCTGAAATTtgacccccagtgttggagatggagcCTAATAGCAGAAGTTTGGGTTATGGGGGAGGATACcgcatgaatagattaatgctctCTCTGGTAGGGGTGGGGGTTAAGGTCTCTCTCTATTTGTTCctgcaagagctggttgttaaaaagagcctggcacctccctcacCCCTCTCGTGCTTCTTCTCTCTTCATGTGATGTCTGCACAGCCTGCTCCCCTTCACTTTCTACCATGAGTGGAGGTGGCCTGAGTCCCTCACTAGAAGCCGATGCTGATGCCATGCTTCTTGTTCAGCCTACAGAAATGTGAGCCCaataagcctcttttttttttcttttctaaattatcCGGCCTCACATACTCCTTTATAGTGACACATTTGGACTACGACAGGTAAATATTTTGCCGTTCTATAATTTTCCATTATTCTTTTCTATATCTACAATGTAATTCAGTGTAAGTTTCCTTATGTTATTTTActtgtgcttttattttcctctggtaaaattaaaagtgaaataatcCTTCtacctggattatttcacttgtTTATATCACCCTTCAACCCCTTTCAATAGAATCTTAAAAGATTCTGACCAAGCTTATGAGCggagactttatttggatttagACATATTTTGGGTTGAATCTGAGCTCTAGTAACTTACTAATGGTATGAAAGCTACTTAGTCTCCATGAGCCTCAGATTCATTATCTACTTCTAAaatggaaaggaggaggaggaggaagaagaggggagaTAACagcaggagaagagaaggaattagaaaatattttctcctacacAGTGGGACAAAATCttcacactggggatcaaataTCAACATGAGGTCTGGAAGGCATAAACACCCAAACTATAGCAATGCCCTATTAAAGGTGGGCAGCTGCTGGCAAGGATGATGGAAGGTACGTTCAACTATGCTAGATTTTTTGATTTTAGAAGGAAAGCTGAATTTCTGGAATCTTAAATAAAATCTccacatttttaaatgctaatgATTAATGACAATATTGTGAAGGCAAAACATAAAGAGCTGTCCATCTTGACTCTATGTGGCTCACATAATGCTCATTTATTACTTCTGCCCTGCCCTGTGCTGCCTTTAAGGGCTACTCCACAGCACTACCTGCCTGGTGCTGTCTTCAAGCACTGCTCTGCAGCACtggctgagcacctgctgtgcagcCATCCACTCGCTCAGCTCAGGATGGAGAGGGAGCAGGCACCCATGACCCAGCTGTGCATGTGGCTTATGGCCTTAGGTTTGTTGTgttaattaaatgagaaaactaatCTAAAGTACTTAAAACTTAATTAGCCActtcagcagagtaaacagacaacccacagagtgggagaaaatcttcacaacttATATATCCGACAAaggaataatatccagaatctataaggaactcaaacaaattagcaagaaaaaaaacaaacaatcccatcaaagaCTTGGttgaggacatgaatagacaattctcaaaagaagacatgcaaatgaccagcatacatgaaaaaatgctcaacatcactaatgaccaGGGAAATGAccacaaaaccacaatgtgataccaccttactcctgcaagaatggcaataataaaaaaaagcaaaaaataatagatgttggcatggatgcggttaaaagggaacacttctacactccTGGtcggaatgtaaactagtacagccactatgggaaacagtgtggagattccttaaagaattaaaagtagaactaccatttgatccagtaatcccattgTTGGGTaactacccagaggaaaagaagtcattatacgaacaAGATACTTGCTcatgtgtgtttatagcagctcAATTTGCAActgaaaaaatatggaaccaacccaaatgcccattcatcaacaaatgaataaagactctgtagtatatgtatatgatggaatactactcagccataaaaaggaatgaactaatgGCATTCGCAGTAACCTGGagggaattggagactattattctaggtgaagtaactcaggaatgtaaAACcgaacattgtatgttctcagccataagtggaagctaaggtatgatgatgcaaaggcataagaatgatacaattgactttggggactcaggggaaagatgggaagggggtgggggataaaagactacaactTGGGTTcaatgtatactgcttgggtgatgggtgcaccaaaatctcacatatcatcactaaagaacttactcatgtaatcaAATACTTCCTATTTCCCAAAAAcgtatggaaataaaaaatttaaaaaatataataaataaatctgaCACCTCACAGTTAAAACAAACTTAATTAGCCACTTAGCTGTCTGGACTTTATTTTCCTCATATGACGATAAAAGTGATAATACTGACTTTACCAGGTTCCCACAAAGAAACAATCAGATAATGGGTATGAAGGTGCTTTGTAACTCACAGTACATATGCCAACTATGTGCATGGAATCTGTCCCAGGGGGATGTCTGCCCAACTCAACATGATTTTGGATTCCTAGTTCTGAATCCCGTCACTCATTCCAGAGGGGTCTCCAGATACCATTTAAAACTTGAGTAGGATCATAGATTTTCAGAATGTCATGGCAACAAGAACCCCCAggaattatctggccccacctTGTCATTCTACAGATGAAGACTATAAATCTCAGAGAGAGGAACCTATCTAGGGACCTGAAGCTAATGGCTGCCTTGAAGGGACTAGATTTCAGGAAGCCCAAGTCCCAGATCAGGACTCTTTCGACTTCCAAAGTGATTTCTCTGATCACACACTTTGGCCAAGGTGCTATGAACTTGAATAGCCCTAGGACTATGTTCACTAAGAGGGTGGTCAGGAAAGCAGTGAACAACGAAAACTGAGAGCATAGATCAGCTGGCCTCAAGAGAATACAAATTATTGAATCCTAATGGCTATGTCTCTCTGTATCCTGACATATAAGCCTgttgatggatagatagatgagtGGAAGGAAGGGTATAAAATTAGGCTTGGTTCATGTATCCTAAATCACCAGAGAATGACTTGGCATTGTCTCATCTAGAGATCAGAGTACTGCAACCCTTGTTACTTTTTGCTTCTTGCTTCTtatgaagagaaataaaggaTAGGGGTGGGAGTAGAAAGAGCCTGAAAGTTAAGTCTTAGAGACGACAATGAGGTTAGCTCTTAGAGTTTTCAACAATATTTTAGAGACTGATTGTTAAGCTAGAAGCAAATGATTTGACTCCTGAAATTCTTCCTTCTCTTGTGTGTAAGGCTCTAGAATTAAAAAGTTGTCATTGCTTAAATAACTggaacaagtaatgagattgtcTAAAGGCAGGGTTAAATATGGCGTATTCTCTTTTTCTCCGGTGAAGTTTAGAACTCTTTTAAAGGGCATTCTAATTTGGTGATTTATTCAAACTAAATCATTTCTTTAGCTAGGCATCAGTGTGGTCTTTTAATCTCTgtgattatgtatatatttataggtgtTTCAATTTTGGCTCAACCAACTCAATGTGGACAAAAATAAGTTTTCATCTCCtcctatacattttctttttccaaggtCCAGTTTCTGACAATGATCCATTCACACCATTTTTCATTCACCCTGGATGCTGGTTCCACCTTAACTTAACATACAGTCACCACATTCTTCATTCTGCTTTGTACTTGCTTTCAAATACACCCCTACTCTTCCCCCCTCTGCCCCTGCTGCATCTCAGGTCTTCATGACTTCCTACATGGTGCAATGATCTCTTAACTGTTTTTTTCTGAGTCCAGTCTTTTCTTCTTTCGTTTAACTTACAAATAGCCACAAGAGTGATCatcctaaaaattaaataaaattaaaaacaaagctgATTATGTTATTCCCTTTGCTTCCCATTGTCTAGTGGAAAATGTTCAAACTCCTAAGCAAGACATACAAATCCTTTCATAAGCTGCCTCAGGTCTACCCTTCCAGCTTTACATCCTCTCATCATCACTACCTCCCAACCCCCCTACCACTCCAGAAAGCATCAAAGGTGGCATGCATAGTGGCTTTCATTCTCTATGCATGCCTTGATATTTCACTATGTCAGATCTTTGCAAACgctgtttcttctgcctgaaatgcCCTTTCATCTCCTACCCACATGTGGAACTATTGCTCAACATCTGAGACAACTACAATGTCACTTCCTTTGCAGTGTTCTCTGTCCACTAAGCCATGACTCAACTCTGAGCTCCGGCAGCAATTCATACACACCCCTCATTGAAGTGATCATGTGTTTTGTGATTATTTACATTCCTGTCTTCTACACCATCTGTAAATTCCTCAGTGaaaataagttttggtatgtaAATATTGTATCCCAAAAGAGGTGTTGTGCTAATGCTTTGCTCATTTTACCTTGTTgattaaacatttcattttcatttttacaaatatacacataccCTTACACATGCTTATATGCATATAAGCCTAGTATATGTATATCTTATGTTGCATTTTATGGATTGATTCATTTTATTATCTattgaaatacaaaaaacaaatacatgatAATATGCAAAGGTCATATTAAAAACCATAATGGTAGCAAAAGGATCAATGATGATATATATGGATGATATATTGTATATtgctatatacaatatatattatacacataacCATAGATAAAAGGATGTACTAAAGGCAGAGACTATGTCCAGAAAGAAGTCATTAATTTTAAGGAAAGATATTGAGGCTATTTAGATAAATGGAggtatttagaaataattaatatAGGTTGAAATACATGTGGctagaaatataataatataaatctaGGAATAAATGATAAGTATGTAGTGATTTATAACATTGGTATGAACTATCAGAAGAAAGCTGAATATAAAGATATCCATAAAATTATTAACATACAGTTAGAAACAATGGCATACAGGGCAAAAGATGAAGATGAAgttacaaatttaaataaatacagacGTGTAAGTGGAGCAAATTAGGaatgggcagatcacatgaaaGAGATCGTGAGGCACAGGAATAGCAGGATACGTTAATCAACAGAAAGGTGGAGGCAACTTGGAAAGCACACATAAATCTGGAGATAATTCACTGAGGACTTGTTCTATTACTGTCATTTAGCTAGGGAGCTGAATTATGTTAACTTAATTTTTCAAACAACTCTGCAGGGTAcctatcattatcattatttataaaaaatgagaGAACAAAGGCTCAAAGATGAAGTAATTTGTTGTAGATAACAAGCTTGGAAACAGCAGAACCAGGATTTATAGCCAAATGATCTGGTGAGAGAGGCTTCTGAAAGTAGACATACAGTAAGGTGAAGTTATCTTGAGTTAGAGATACAGAGATGCACTCAATGTTTGATTAACCTATGAGATTATTTTCAGGAGTTATGAACCTTTGAGACCCTGGATTTTCATTTGAAGGAATTTAGTGATATCTTGATCCTGAGAGCTAGGACATCCAT includes these proteins:
- the KPRP gene encoding keratinocyte proline-rich protein is translated as MCDQQQIQCRLPLQQCCVKGPSFCSSQSPFAQSQVVVQAPCEMQIVDCPASCPVQVCQVSDQAPCQSQTTQVKCQSKTKQVKGQAQCQSKTTQVKGQAASQSQTSSVQSQAPCQSEVSYVQCEASQPVQTCFVECAPVCYTETCYVECPVQNYVPCPAPQPVQMYRGRPAVCQTQGRFSTQCQYQGSYSSCGPQFQSRATCNNYTPQFQLRPSYSNCFPRYRSRASFSPCVPQCQTQGSYGSFTEQHRSRSTSRCLPPPRRLQLFPRSCSPPRRFEPCSSSYLPLRPSEGFPNYCTPPRRSEPIYNSRCPRRPISSCSQRRGPKCRIEISSPCCPRQVPPQRCPVEIPPIRRRSQSCGPQPSWGASGPELRPRVEPRPLPSFCPPRRLDQCPESPLQRCPPPAPRPRLRPEPCISLEPRPRPLPRQLSEPCLYPEPLPAPRPTPLPVPLPRPGQCEIPEPRPRLQPCEHPEPCPRPEPIPLPAPCPSPEPCREPWRSPSPCWGPNPVPYPGDLGCHESSPHRLDTEAPYCGPSSYNQGQESGAGCGPGDVFPERRGQDGHGDQGNAFAGVKGEAKSAYF